One part of the Streptomyces lienomycini genome encodes these proteins:
- a CDS encoding M16 family metallopeptidase, whose amino-acid sequence MTELATMEFHAQPQAGEPKPWAFPAPGRGSLGNGLTVLRCHRPGQQVVAVEVLLDAPLDAEPAGLDGVATIMARAFSEGTDKHSAEDFAAELERCGATLDAHADHPGVRLSLEVPASRLAKALGLLADALRAPAFADGEVERLVRNRLDEIPHELANPARRAAKELSRELFPADARMSRPRQGTEETVEAIDSAAVRAFYERHVRPATATAVVVGDLTGVDLDALFGATLGAWTGSAAEPRPVPPVTADDRGRVVIVDRPGAVQTQLLIGRTGADRHDRVWPAQVLGTYCLGGTLTSRLDRVLREEKGYTYGVRAFGQVLRSAPDGTGAAMLAISGSVDTPNTGPALDDLWTVLRKLAAEGLTDAERDVAVQNLVGVAPLKYETAAAVADTLADQVEQHLPDDFQATLYRQLAATGTVEATAAVVNAFPVDRLVTVLVGDAAQIREPVEALGIGEVTVVAAE is encoded by the coding sequence GTGACCGAGCTCGCCACCATGGAATTCCACGCGCAGCCGCAGGCCGGGGAGCCCAAGCCGTGGGCGTTCCCCGCCCCCGGGCGCGGCAGTCTCGGCAACGGCCTCACCGTGCTGCGCTGCCACCGCCCCGGCCAGCAGGTCGTCGCCGTCGAGGTGCTCCTGGACGCCCCGCTGGACGCCGAGCCGGCCGGACTCGACGGCGTCGCCACCATCATGGCGCGCGCCTTCTCCGAGGGCACCGACAAGCACTCCGCCGAGGACTTCGCGGCCGAGCTGGAGCGCTGCGGCGCCACCCTGGACGCGCACGCCGACCACCCCGGCGTCAGACTGAGCCTGGAGGTGCCCGCCTCGCGCCTCGCCAAGGCCCTCGGCCTGCTCGCCGACGCCCTCAGGGCGCCCGCGTTCGCGGACGGCGAGGTCGAACGGCTGGTGCGCAACCGGCTCGACGAGATCCCGCACGAGCTGGCCAACCCCGCCCGCCGGGCCGCCAAGGAACTCTCCAGGGAGCTTTTCCCCGCCGACGCGCGCATGTCGCGACCGCGCCAGGGCACCGAGGAGACGGTCGAGGCCATCGACTCGGCCGCCGTGCGCGCCTTCTACGAGCGGCACGTCCGCCCCGCCACGGCCACCGCCGTGGTCGTCGGCGACCTCACCGGCGTCGACCTCGACGCGCTGTTCGGCGCCACCCTGGGCGCGTGGACCGGCTCGGCCGCCGAACCGCGCCCCGTGCCCCCGGTGACCGCGGACGACCGCGGCAGGGTCGTCATCGTCGACCGTCCGGGCGCCGTCCAGACGCAGCTGCTGATCGGCCGCACCGGCGCCGACCGGCACGACCGCGTCTGGCCCGCGCAGGTGCTCGGCACCTACTGCCTCGGCGGCACCCTCACCTCCCGCCTGGACCGTGTCCTGCGCGAGGAGAAGGGCTACACCTACGGTGTCCGGGCGTTCGGGCAGGTCCTGCGTTCCGCGCCGGACGGCACGGGCGCCGCGATGCTCGCCATCAGCGGCTCCGTCGACACCCCCAACACCGGCCCCGCGCTCGACGACCTGTGGACGGTGCTGCGCAAGCTCGCCGCCGAGGGACTCACCGACGCCGAGCGCGATGTGGCGGTGCAGAACCTGGTGGGCGTCGCTCCGCTGAAGTACGAGACGGCGGCGGCCGTGGCGGACACGCTCGCCGACCAGGTCGAGCAGCACCTGCCCGACGACTTCCAGGCGACGCTCTACCGTCAACTCGCCGCCACGGGCACGGTGGAGGCCACCGCGGCGGTCGTCAACGCCTTCCCGGTGGACCGCCTCGTGACGGTCCTCGTCGGTGACGCCGCGCAGATCAGGGAGCCCGTCGAGGCCCTCGGCATCGGCGAAGTCACCGTGGTGGCCGCCGAGTAG
- a CDS encoding GntR family transcriptional regulator yields MRIPAHSVCTAIRDDIVTGVHGRGSRLTEELLARRYGVSRVPVREALRTLEAEGFVVTRRHAGACVAEPTEREAADLLEARALLEPLGASRAARRHTEAHLKVLRGLVRLGQERARQGTGEDLRSLGGWFHETLAQATGSPSLTALLTQLHHKIAWMYVVEAQSGPVEYWAEHGAIVDAVARGDGERARALMALHTERSASAHRLRFASGDGRAKRVRNAQHPVNTTGLRR; encoded by the coding sequence ATGCGTATTCCGGCGCATTCGGTGTGCACGGCGATCCGGGACGACATCGTCACCGGCGTCCACGGCCGCGGGAGCCGGCTCACTGAGGAACTCCTCGCCCGCCGTTACGGCGTCTCCCGCGTACCGGTCCGTGAGGCCCTGCGCACGCTGGAGGCCGAGGGCTTCGTGGTGACCCGGCGACACGCGGGCGCGTGCGTCGCGGAACCGACCGAGCGGGAGGCCGCCGACCTGCTGGAGGCGCGTGCGCTGCTGGAGCCGCTCGGCGCCTCCCGGGCCGCCCGGCGGCACACCGAGGCCCACCTCAAGGTGTTGCGCGGGCTGGTCAGGCTGGGGCAGGAGCGGGCCAGGCAGGGCACCGGGGAGGACCTGCGCTCCCTGGGCGGCTGGTTCCACGAGACCCTCGCCCAGGCGACCGGCAGTCCCTCGCTGACGGCGCTGCTGACCCAGCTCCACCACAAGATCGCCTGGATGTACGTGGTGGAGGCGCAGTCCGGTCCGGTGGAGTACTGGGCGGAGCACGGCGCGATCGTCGACGCGGTGGCCCGCGGGGACGGCGAACGCGCGCGTGCGCTGATGGCGCTGCACACCGAGCGCTCGGCGTCCGCGCACCGGCTGCGCTTCGCCTCCGGCGACGGACGGGCCAAGCGCGTGAGGAATGCGCAACATCCCGTAAACACGACCGGACTGCGGCGGTAA
- a CDS encoding M23 family metallopeptidase gives MAFTRATGKHRRPGRVHRSTARAAGVAALATTGVVGTLAAPALAAEPEVEQSGLTPVVTIGDSIADEVDAQAVAQEQAAADAAAREAAREAARERAAEAAKEAHEAKERAAREAERKRLNTFVAPITASYVSTAYQAGSSLWSSGSHTGIDFHASSGTSVHAVGVGTVVEAGWGGAYGNQVVIKMHDGTYTQYGHLSSIGVSVGQSVEPGRQIGISGATGNVTGPHLHFEARTSPEYGSDMDPVAYLRSHGVNI, from the coding sequence ATGGCGTTCACGCGCGCCACCGGGAAGCACCGCCGTCCAGGCCGGGTGCACCGCAGCACCGCCCGCGCGGCGGGAGTCGCGGCCCTCGCCACCACCGGCGTCGTCGGCACCCTCGCGGCTCCGGCGCTCGCCGCCGAGCCCGAGGTGGAGCAGAGCGGACTCACCCCGGTCGTCACCATCGGCGACTCCATAGCCGACGAGGTCGACGCCCAGGCCGTCGCCCAGGAGCAGGCGGCCGCGGACGCCGCCGCCCGCGAGGCGGCCCGGGAAGCGGCCCGCGAGCGGGCGGCCGAGGCGGCCAAGGAGGCGCACGAGGCCAAGGAGCGCGCCGCGCGTGAGGCGGAGCGCAAGCGCCTCAACACCTTCGTCGCGCCGATCACCGCCTCATACGTCTCCACGGCGTACCAGGCCGGCAGTTCTCTGTGGTCCTCCGGCAGCCACACCGGCATCGACTTCCACGCCTCCAGCGGCACCTCCGTGCACGCCGTCGGCGTCGGCACCGTCGTCGAGGCAGGCTGGGGCGGGGCGTACGGCAACCAGGTCGTGATCAAGATGCACGACGGCACGTACACGCAGTACGGGCACCTGTCGTCCATCGGCGTCTCGGTCGGCCAGTCGGTCGAGCCCGGCCGGCAGATCGGCATCTCCGGCGCCACCGGCAACGTCACCGGGCCCCACCTGCACTTCGAGGCCCGTACGAGCCCCGAGTACGGTTCGGACATGGACCCCGTCGCCTATCTCCGCTCCCACGGCGTGAACATCTGA